The Nostoc sp. NIES-3756 DNA window CAGATGTCATTGAATCAGCCGATACCAATGTTGACCCCCAAACCGGTGAACGGGTAGCAGTAAAAATTAAAAGCCATCACAATGTCGGTGGACTACCCAAAGACCTGAGATTTAAACTAGTTGAACCCCTGCGAAAACTATTTAAAGATGAAGTCCGTAAGGTAGGACGGTCTATTGGTTTACCAGAAGAAATTGTCAAACGCCAACCATTCCCCGGCCCTGGTTTAGCTATTCGCATTTTGGGAGAAGTCACCGCCGAAAGATTGAACATTCTCCGCGATGCTGATTTGATTGTGCGCCAAGAAATTAACCAACGTGGTTTGTATAACGAATATTGGCAAGCATTCGCAGTATTACTACCAATTCGTAGTGTAGGCGTAATGGGTGATCAACGCACATATGCTTACCCAATTGTATTGCGTATTGTCAAGAGCGAAGATGGCATGACGGCTGATTGGGCGCGTGTACCTTATGATGTGTTGGAGGCAATTTCTAACAGAATTGTCAACGAGGTCAAAGGTGTTAACCGCGTGGTGTTTGATATTACCTCTAAGCCACCCGGAACTATAGAATGGGAATAAGAAAATTTATCCAGATGTTTTGGTAAGTAGGGTGGGCAATGCCCACCTTTTTTAATTGATGGGGATTTCTCTATTTTGTGATGTTAAAATTTTTATCGTGTAGGCAGATTTAAGTTTTCGGCGATCGCTGATAAGTATGGTTGAAAAATCGCCAAATTTGCCAGGTTATCAAATTTCCCTTTAGACAGGCTGGAATTAAATGATGTGGTAATTACGTACAATTGATTCCCATCAGATGTAACATAACTAATATATTGTTCTTGTATACCACCGTCCGGCTTGAGTTTGACAAAACCATAACGTATTCCTGGAAGTTTCCCAACGTTTACTTGTTGCGGTGGATAAGTTGAGAATGCACTATTATTGGCGTATTTAGTTTGGTGGTCTTTTGTAAATCTACTATACGAGTCTGCTACCCAAGCTTGGAGTGCTTTGGTAAGTTTGCTTTGAAACTGAGGATTTTGCAAATCTGCTTGGGAACTTTGAGAAATGCCAACTTCTGTTAAATGTTTCTGAAAATTGGGATTATCTTTTAAAGTATAAATCACGACTTCAACTGTACCTAAAGCCTTACCTTGAGAAGAAACACACAATAATGCTGCTTCTCCCGCACAAGGTATGACTTGCCAATTGTTTGGTGCAGACGTGCTACCTAACAGTTTCTGCCAAACATTTGTTTGATTTACACTGCTTTGTTTTGAGGGGGTAGCAGTTTTTGTTGGTGTAGGGACAGTATTTGATGGTGTACCTTGATGGAAAAATAAATTGGGGAAAAGAAATCTTGCTCCCACTGGTATTAAAACTAATAAAATAGCACCTATGATTAAATGATAAACACGTAACATTTTCCTGAATATCCCCAGCAAAGATTGCAGATTAATTGTATCTACAATACTTTGTGACTGTGCAACAATTTCGATGATATATGTTGAGTTCTGCCAATGAAGCTCAAATATGGCTGATTTAATACTTATTATCGTAAGGACACGGCAATGGCTGCGTCCTTACTTCAATTATGTTCGACTTATGAAACTAGCGATGTTGCTTAATGATATATGCCTAAATGTGTAAGGCTTATCTGAAGCGAGTGTGGTTTCGACGATTTTGTTTATGTCTGGCCACTGCTTTACGCTTTTCTTTTTCTAGTGGCGTTTCAAAGTGGCGCTTTTTTCTCATATCTTGGAAAATTCCCGCTTTGGAAACTTCCCGTTTAAACCTCCGTAATGCGGACTCAATCCCTTCATTTTCTCCTAAAACTACTTGTGTCATTCTCATTCCTCCTCTTGATGGATGAATAGTTTAAGACTTACGTAAGGAAACCTTACACTTTGAAAGGGTGTAAAGTCGTAGGAGTGTACGAACGTCTATATCCTTACACTCCTATAATCCCTGCACCCTTAATCAAATTTTTAATTTTTGTTTTTTATGCGTACGTCTTCTAGTTGAAGACCGGAGACAAAACAAAAAACAATCCAGCAGATTCGAGCCTTTGCTTTATCTGCTGGCGACTCTAAAGGTTATGTTTCAGCAACAGGCTTTAATAACTGCGGCGATTACCACCACCACGGTTATTATTGCCCCAACCGCCGCCGCCACCACCACGGGAAGAACTTCTTTCTTCACGGGGTTTAGCTTTATTTACTTTTAAATCGCGTCCCATCCATTCAGCACCATCAAGTGCTTCAATGGCAGCAGTTTCTTGAGCTTCTGTTTCCATTTCCACAAAAGCAAAACCACGAGGACGACCTGTTTCACGGTCGGTTGGTAACTGAACGCGGCTAACTTTTCCGTACTCTGCGAAGGCCAGCTTCAGGTCTTCTTCTGTAACTTGGTAGGATAAGTTACCGATATAAATTGACATACAATGTCTCCGAATTCAGGAAATGTAGAGAGTTAAATTCGGAGAGATACTTTTCATAAATCAAAATGAGTCACTCAGCCGAAAATAATTCTTATAGACTCAACTATAGCACAGCTGCTAAATGTTGGCAGGACTTAACATGCCTTAGTAATTCGTAATTAGTAATTTTTATAGGCTTACGACTAAGATGACGTTTTTGTGGCTCTAAGGGGAGGTAATTTGGGCTAATTGATTTAATCTGGTTTGGACTCTGGATTATATCATGTCTCGAACTGTGCTAATAACTTTTCTGCTTCTTGGCAAAGTTTGTCATGATACTGGTCGTTACTAGCTAGTAAACCACCCCACTGACTGATATCTTCTGTATTATATTGCAATGCTGTACCGTCGAAGTGTGTAAATTTACCACCTGCTTCTGTCAAAATTAATTCTGGTGCTGCTATATCCCAATCTTTAGGCGCAGATTTACCGGAAAGAGAAATGTAAATATCGGCTTGTTGTTCCAAAATTGTAGCGATTTTGCAACCCACGCTACCTACAGATTTCTGATGAGTGATGGGTAAATGTGTCAGTAAGTACTCTAATCTCTGATTGCGGTGAGAACGACTGACAACTATTGTTAGGTCTTCTAAGCGCTTACTTGTCTGGTTGAATGATATTTGTAATGGGTGCGAATCTGTGCGAGTTTCTACAAATGTACCAGCATCTTTAATTGCATAATACAATTTTCCTGTTTCTGGGATGACTACTACTGCTAAAACTGGCCGATGTTCTTTAACTAAAGCAATGTGAACTGCATAGTCTCCAGTCTTTTCAATAAAGTCGCGTGTCCCGTCTAATGGGTCGATTATCCACACCCAATCGGTTGTATTCTGATTTAATTCCGATTTGTATGTTTCTTCACTAATGTAAGCAAACTCTTGTGTACCTAAAGCTGCTTGTAACTCTTGTAAAATGTATCGGCTAACGGTGACATCGGCAACTGTCACAGGCTCATTTTGCTTATACTGCACATCAAAATTGACATCTTTTGCTGTGCCGTGATAGTAAGATTGTAATATTTTGGCTGCACCCCACCCAACAGTACGAGCGATCGCCAGTATTTCTTTTAAGTCTTTCATTCTACATCCATCCAACGGCGCGTACCAAAAAGTTTACAAGCATTAGCTGCGATTTGACTGGCTTTTTCTAACGCTTCGGGAAAATGGGGAGTAGGGAAAAGAGATTGTAATATGTAATGGCAAAAAGCACCGTGAAAGATGTCTCCAGCCCCTAGTGTGTCAACTGGTGTAATAGTAGGTACAACTACAGTACCTCGTTGACCACAACTTAAATATTCAATCGGCTGTTCTCCATGAGTAATGGCGATGTGGGGAATACCAAAGTTTTGGAGATAAGCAAAAACTTCTTCGCCAGAACTACAGTTAGGAGGATAAAAGTTAGCGGAACAAACAGCATAATCGACTAAAGGTAAAATTTGCTCAAATCCAGGTTTCCAACTACCACCATCAATTACAAGAGGTATGTTTCTGGCTTTAGCCATTTGGGCTATGATATAACCCACCCTCATCTGATGCCCATCAATTAGCACGATATCAATATCATGTAGGATATCTGTTGGGATAGATTTATCACCAGCTTGAGTTTTGACAGCATTGATAGAAATAACAGCCCGTTCTCCCGTGGACTGGGTGACAATAATTGAAGATACAGGCGGTGGTGTATTGATAGTAGAATCAAGGTCTGCGATCGCAACTTGATATTTTTCTAAATCACTCCGAATTAGTTGTGTCATCGGGTGCGAACCAACCACACCCAAAACAGTAGATTGATTACCTAAATAACTAAAAGCAACAGCCGCGTTAGTAGCAGGGCCGCCTGCTGCTACAGTGTAGTCAGTTGCAACTAATTTTTGATTATTTTGAGGCGCAGATTCAGCTAAATAGATAAAATCTAATGTCACCAAACCCACGAATAAACCATGATTTGTCATTAGTCCATAGTCCACAATCCATAGTCAACAGTCTATAGTCCCTGATAGTTTTTGAATTTTGAATTGATTCAATGCAGACTGATCCCAAACCTAGCACACTATATGTAGTTGGTACACCGATAGGTAATTTGGAGGATATCACCTTTCGGGCGGTACGGATTTTACAAAATGTCGATTTGATTGCGGCGGAAGATACGCGCCACACGGGGAAGTTACTTCAACATTTGCAAGTAAAAACGCCGCAAATCAGTTACCATGAGCATAATCGTACCAGTCGTATTCCAGAGTTATTAGAGCATTTACATAATGGTAAAGCGATCGCTCTAGTAAGTGATGCAGGTATGCCGGGAATTTCTGATCCTGGTTACGAACTGGTCAAGGCTTGTGTGGAGGCGGGAATATCTGTAGTGCCTATCCCTGGTGCAAGTGCGGCAATTACAGCCTTAAGTGCGGCTGGACTACCAACGGATAGGTTTGTGTTTGAGGGTTTTCTACCCGCGAAAGGTCAACAACGACGAGAATATTTAGAGGCTTTAGAGACAGAATCCCGTACTTTAATTTTCTATGAATCGCCCCATCGGTTAAGAGAAACTTTACAAGATTTAGCAGAAGTCTGGGGAAGCGATCGCCAAATTGTTCTGGCAAGGGAGTTAACTAAATTATATGAGGAATTTTGGCGGGGGAGTATTGAGGATGCGATCGCCCATTACCAACAACGAGAACCCCAAGGTGAATATACGATTTTAGTAGCAGGAAAACCACCCAGCCAAACCCAACTA harbors:
- the rpsU gene encoding 30S ribosomal protein S21 — protein: MTQVVLGENEGIESALRRFKREVSKAGIFQDMRKKRHFETPLEKEKRKAVARHKQNRRNHTRFR
- a CDS encoding RNA recognition motif domain-containing protein; this encodes MSIYIGNLSYQVTEEDLKLAFAEYGKVSRVQLPTDRETGRPRGFAFVEMETEAQETAAIEALDGAEWMGRDLKVNKAKPREERSSSRGGGGGGWGNNNRGGGNRRSY
- a CDS encoding 3'(2'),5'-bisphosphate nucleotidase CysQ family protein; the encoded protein is MKDLKEILAIARTVGWGAAKILQSYYHGTAKDVNFDVQYKQNEPVTVADVTVSRYILQELQAALGTQEFAYISEETYKSELNQNTTDWVWIIDPLDGTRDFIEKTGDYAVHIALVKEHRPVLAVVVIPETGKLYYAIKDAGTFVETRTDSHPLQISFNQTSKRLEDLTIVVSRSHRNQRLEYLLTHLPITHQKSVGSVGCKIATILEQQADIYISLSGKSAPKDWDIAAPELILTEAGGKFTHFDGTALQYNTEDISQWGGLLASNDQYHDKLCQEAEKLLAQFET
- a CDS encoding sugar kinase — protein: MTNHGLFVGLVTLDFIYLAESAPQNNQKLVATDYTVAAGGPATNAAVAFSYLGNQSTVLGVVGSHPMTQLIRSDLEKYQVAIADLDSTINTPPPVSSIIVTQSTGERAVISINAVKTQAGDKSIPTDILHDIDIVLIDGHQMRVGYIIAQMAKARNIPLVIDGGSWKPGFEQILPLVDYAVCSANFYPPNCSSGEEVFAYLQNFGIPHIAITHGEQPIEYLSCGQRGTVVVPTITPVDTLGAGDIFHGAFCHYILQSLFPTPHFPEALEKASQIAANACKLFGTRRWMDVE
- the rsmI gene encoding 16S rRNA (cytidine(1402)-2'-O)-methyltransferase, which codes for MQTDPKPSTLYVVGTPIGNLEDITFRAVRILQNVDLIAAEDTRHTGKLLQHLQVKTPQISYHEHNRTSRIPELLEHLHNGKAIALVSDAGMPGISDPGYELVKACVEAGISVVPIPGASAAITALSAAGLPTDRFVFEGFLPAKGQQRREYLEALETESRTLIFYESPHRLRETLQDLAEVWGSDRQIVLARELTKLYEEFWRGSIEDAIAHYQQREPQGEYTILVAGKPPSQTQLTQEQLKAELQQLISQGISRSQASRQLAKYTSLNRRQVYQLALSIVVDSEDLQ